The following proteins are encoded in a genomic region of Alistipes shahii WAL 8301:
- a CDS encoding valine--tRNA ligase, whose amino-acid sequence MQIADKYAPQQIESKWYDYWIEQHIFHSEPDQREPYTIVIPPPNVTGMLHMGHMLNNTLQDVLVRRARMSGKNACWVPGMDHASIATEAKVVAMLREKGIEKSSLTREEFLRHAWEWKEKYGGVILKQLRKLGASCDWDRTCFTMDEARTESVLRVFCDLYEKGKIYRGVRMVNWDPAAQTALSDEEVVFKESHGKLYYLRYKVEGTDRAIIVATTRPETILGDTALCVNPNDERYKALPADARVVVPLVGRSIPVIRDEYVDIEFGTGALKVTPAHDVNDYMLGEKYGLETIDIFNDDGTINDKVGMYVGQDRFDVRRQIEKDLDAAGLLEKTEDYTNNVGYSERTGVAIEPKLSMQWFLSMQELAEPATKAVMEDAIRFVPEKYKNTYRHWMENIKDWCISRQLWWGQRIPAYYLPKGGFVVALTAEEALEKARAKSGDASLQLTDLRQDEDVLDTWFSSWLWPISVFDGIRFPDNREIGYYYPTNDLVTGPDIIFFWVARMIMAGYEYRGEKPFSNVYFTGIVRDKIGRKMSKQLGNSPDPLELIEKFGADGVRMAMLISSSAGNDVMFDEALCEQGRNFGNKIWNAYRLLNGWAVDAAAAQSENNRLAVAWFGQALGRSLRQIAEDFKSYRISEAFKEAYRLFWDDFSGLYLEMAKPAYGQPIDAPTMEATKGYFDALMRVLHPFMPFVTEEIWQDLAPRAEGASICVAQMPEPAAEDAAMLARFELAKEIITSVRNIRNQKSLPQKEALTLRVIADENYPAEFAPVVMKMANLTAIETVAEKDPAAAAFIVKTTQYFVPMAGKIDAEAERKKLADDLAYYEGFLASVMKKLSNERFVASAPEKVVANERAKQADAEAKITAIREQLAALESGK is encoded by the coding sequence ATGCAAATCGCAGACAAATACGCACCGCAGCAGATCGAATCCAAATGGTACGACTACTGGATCGAACAGCATATTTTCCACTCGGAACCCGACCAGCGGGAACCCTACACGATCGTCATCCCTCCCCCCAACGTGACGGGCATGCTCCACATGGGGCACATGCTCAACAACACGTTGCAGGACGTACTGGTGCGCCGCGCCCGCATGTCGGGAAAGAACGCCTGCTGGGTGCCGGGCATGGACCACGCGTCGATCGCCACCGAAGCCAAGGTGGTGGCGATGCTGCGCGAAAAGGGCATCGAAAAGTCGTCGCTCACGCGCGAGGAGTTCCTCCGCCACGCCTGGGAATGGAAGGAGAAATACGGCGGCGTGATTCTCAAACAGCTGCGCAAGCTGGGCGCCTCGTGCGACTGGGACCGCACGTGCTTCACGATGGACGAAGCCCGCACGGAGAGCGTTCTGCGCGTCTTCTGCGACCTCTACGAGAAAGGCAAGATCTACCGCGGCGTAAGGATGGTCAACTGGGACCCCGCGGCGCAGACGGCCCTCTCGGACGAGGAGGTGGTCTTCAAGGAGTCGCACGGCAAGCTCTACTACCTGCGCTACAAGGTCGAGGGAACCGACCGGGCAATCATCGTCGCCACGACGCGCCCCGAGACCATCCTGGGCGATACGGCGCTGTGCGTCAACCCCAATGACGAGCGTTACAAGGCCCTGCCCGCCGACGCCCGCGTCGTCGTGCCGCTGGTGGGACGGTCGATCCCGGTGATCCGCGACGAATACGTCGACATCGAGTTCGGAACGGGCGCCCTGAAGGTGACTCCGGCCCACGACGTGAACGACTACATGCTGGGCGAGAAATACGGGCTGGAGACCATCGACATCTTCAACGACGACGGCACGATCAACGACAAGGTGGGCATGTACGTGGGTCAGGACCGCTTCGACGTACGCCGGCAGATCGAAAAGGACCTCGACGCGGCGGGCCTTTTGGAAAAGACCGAAGATTACACCAACAACGTGGGCTATTCGGAGCGCACGGGCGTGGCCATCGAGCCGAAACTCTCGATGCAGTGGTTCCTCTCGATGCAGGAGCTGGCCGAACCGGCGACGAAGGCCGTGATGGAGGATGCGATCCGTTTCGTGCCCGAGAAATACAAGAACACCTACCGCCACTGGATGGAGAACATCAAGGACTGGTGCATCTCGCGCCAGCTGTGGTGGGGCCAGCGCATTCCGGCGTACTATCTTCCCAAAGGTGGCTTCGTGGTGGCCCTGACGGCCGAAGAGGCGTTGGAAAAGGCCCGCGCGAAGAGCGGCGACGCCTCGTTGCAGCTGACGGACCTGCGGCAGGACGAGGACGTGCTGGACACGTGGTTCTCGTCGTGGCTGTGGCCCATCTCGGTATTCGACGGCATCCGCTTCCCGGACAACAGGGAGATCGGCTACTACTACCCCACCAACGATCTGGTGACCGGTCCCGACATCATCTTCTTCTGGGTGGCCCGCATGATCATGGCCGGCTACGAATACCGCGGCGAAAAGCCCTTCTCGAACGTCTACTTCACGGGCATCGTGCGCGACAAAATCGGCCGCAAGATGTCCAAGCAGTTGGGCAACTCGCCCGATCCGCTGGAGCTGATCGAAAAGTTCGGCGCCGACGGCGTGCGCATGGCCATGCTCATTTCGTCGTCGGCCGGCAACGACGTGATGTTCGACGAGGCGCTGTGCGAGCAGGGCCGCAACTTCGGCAACAAAATCTGGAACGCCTACCGCCTCCTGAACGGCTGGGCGGTGGACGCCGCGGCGGCGCAAAGCGAGAACAACCGTCTGGCCGTGGCATGGTTCGGGCAGGCGTTGGGCCGCTCGCTGCGCCAGATCGCCGAGGATTTCAAGTCATACCGCATCTCGGAGGCCTTCAAGGAGGCTTACCGCCTCTTCTGGGACGATTTCAGCGGCTTGTACCTCGAGATGGCGAAGCCCGCCTACGGACAGCCCATCGACGCCCCGACGATGGAGGCGACGAAGGGCTATTTCGACGCCCTGATGCGCGTGCTGCACCCCTTCATGCCGTTCGTCACGGAAGAGATCTGGCAGGACCTCGCGCCCCGCGCCGAAGGCGCTTCGATCTGCGTGGCGCAGATGCCCGAGCCTGCGGCCGAAGACGCCGCGATGCTGGCGCGCTTCGAACTGGCGAAGGAGATCATCACCTCGGTGCGCAACATCCGCAACCAGAAGAGCCTGCCGCAGAAAGAGGCGCTGACGCTCCGGGTCATCGCCGATGAGAACTATCCCGCGGAGTTCGCCCCCGTCGTGATGAAGATGGCCAACCTCACGGCCATCGAGACCGTGGCGGAGAAGGACCCGGCGGCCGCGGCTTTCATCGTCAAGACAACGCAGTACTTCGTGCCGATGGCCGGAAAGATCGACGCCGAGGCCGAGCGCAAAAAGCTCGCGGACGATCTGGCCTACTACGAGGGATTCCTCGCCTCGGTGATGAAGAAGCTCTCGAACGAGCGGTTCGTCGCCTCGGCGCCCGAGAAGGTGGTGGCCAACGAGCGCGCCAAGCAGGCCGACGCCGAAGCCAAGATCACGGCGATCCGCGAACAGCTGGCGGCGCTCGAATCCGGCAAATAA